GTGACGAGATAGCACAGAGATGGCTCAGTGTAAATGGTACCATCAGCTTCACTGTTATCGAGCCTTCTCCCACTTCAGTCAGGGCAAGCGCATCATAGTGCATGATTACCTCCCACCAATCACACAAACCCCAAAAGCAATACACTAATCGATCGAAGTCACAGACCTTTGGCATAAATTTCAAAACCAGtttttatgcaaattaggccTCCACAAAAGAAAATGCAGCTAGCAGAACAAATCCGACACTTTAGCGCAATACTGAACCACACTGCGCTCACTAATATATCCATCAACAGAGGCAGAGTGACCTTGTTGAGAGTCATGCAGGGAGATTATTAAGATGTTGCCTTCACTCCACCCACCATCAGGACAACAGTGTGAGCGCATAAACCCACCTTCTAATCGCCCGTCTCCGACAGCTAAGAGGATTTCAAACAGCCAGGCTCGCCGACAGGCAACTGTGCTAGGCTTTCATGGCTATGTGATGAACACTGTTAGCTGAATGGCAGTCCACCTTGGAGGCATGGCTTGGTCAAGAATGGAAATATGGCTCATAGTAATAGGAAGAAGAGCAAATCATTGGTCAGGCAAGCCACTGTGAGGGTTTGGGGCCCTGTGAGCTCCTTTAAAGGATTAACCACATTAGCATTCtcattagcattagcatccaatcaatgtggagtcaggataatAATCTCACTGTGTGACCCTTAACAAGAGTCACATGTGTTCAAGATAAGAGCTGCTTCTTTGTGTGATGACACagtatacacgtgtgtgtgtgtgtgtgtgtgtggggggggggggggggggggggatccttTTTAAGGAAATTCAAAGAGGATGAAAGATAGAGGTTCTCTTCTGGGTTTGTAAGAGAGGGGTTTAGAAGTTCATTCCAGTATTATAGGAACTAGTTTTCTCTAGCCATCTGGGACGACACAGTCCATATAAAAAACTCAAACAGGAGAAGAGAACAGGCACACAATTTTGAACAATATTGTACTATGGTAAAGTCAAATCACATATAACCAATAATTTCcagaaattatttttattaattaaatataATCCGATATATTCCACTAGAAATGGACACAAGACTAATATGTCCTGAGGTTAGCACACTCAGAAACTTTGCAGAATTAGAAAATGTATAATGTATTGCAGAATAAGaaaaatcataagaaaatatatGGCTTACTGAATCTATAAAGATGTCAGGAAACAGCCCAACATTAAATTAAAGTCAGTGGGACTACATTGTTATATAAACTGGTTAAATCTGAAAGTGCAATAAAGACAACATACAATCTTCATAGTCACTTTTGGACAACCTAATTAATATACATGACAGCTCATTTGTGGCAGGATTGGTAATCGTGAGTTTTATGGGGTGGTAGATCACGGTCATGGTTGATAAGGGAAATTGGTTGATTTGGCTATGTTGTGTGTCAGAATCGGGTTGAAAAGCCGGACAGCTCCAACTTGGGGATTTTCTTCTCGTTCTTGAAAACGGCCCGGGAGATACGGCAGAAAGGGCTCCCTTCCTTACTCAGCCATAGCTTCCTGTGCAGACCAGAAGACAGAAGAGGAATAAGATCAGTGAAGTTAGTCACTATGCTACAAACAGAAATTACtgcaaaattattattttatttaacggagaAAAGATTATTGTATTTTGGCAATTCTAGCTGTTTAGCATTGTTATAGTAATGCTTTTCTTTACACATACTATATTGGGTGATGTAATAGTTCTGACTGCTGTGgcaatggcaaaaaaaaaaaaaaaaaaaaaaaactattgagAGAAGCTTCATTAGAATAGAACTGTCACATTCCTTCCCTGTAATATCTCCACCATGCACCACAGCCTAGTTTACCACTCATTACTTGTGAAGTATAGTCTATAGCAGGGTAATTCAACTGGCGGcccatctccccataaataataatcagagttgtatagtaacgaagtagaactacttcgctactgtacttaagtactaaaatgctgtatctgtactttactggagtattatttttttctcctacttccacttttacttcactacatattttccatcagtttaatacttttactccgatatattttttacgtgctgtatagttactcgttacaattataaacatgttagctggcgctgtcaccgggtcaagcgatcaagctgtcttatgaaaactgcgcatgctccggtcgcgtctcgttaactctgctgctgccttcaatgaacacttgagcttcgtaatctaggttcacttgacacgctgTTACTgcggcaagggtccgcgcggcaaaaatgccgcaatcgtggtggctccgcccatgcgcgttaaccacgcgcgaggtcgtgcacctctcgatttttgtgcgtgtgaagttacaaggtggaattcatgcacttgtacggcactttgaaggtccattttcagtattttccagcaccttcagcttcatttacatatttatacaaatacacatatattcaaaattattccaaataattcgctttttatctcattaaaagagatggtaccgtgtttggtaacagcagaagagcgcagtaagcactagttaggttagatatcttagctaactaacctaattatgttcatggcgtgctgcagaattcacttaacattagctggcaataaaggcgacgtgctgactaatcatgtgcccattttatagtgtagtgtttttatagggtaagggcatttattgggggtaaacgcagggcagtaagcTCACcattagaatccgacggacggattttacgtccaaaatacaccttgttttctcagctaaattatggcgaatttgtacttttgcgtcaaacctacaacgtagcgggacataggttatctgttttttgtgtatgaagtgttaaccccagttttttaagtacatacagaacacttgtatttgtgatctttgacatctttgatttgtaagtgatatataaaaacaattgataatcaaactttgatggctttctttaattaattcaaaacacaatacttgtactttttactttcagtacttgagtaataaattttagactaaactacttgcaatactcaagtccaaaaaatgctgaatacttctgtacttctacttaagtaaagtttttaaaggacacttcaacttctactcaagtaaatgttttgatagagtacttgtacttttactcaagtatgggtctcgaatactttatacaacactgataataataaatattggataaaccgccgtaaaaataaataacattttatttgcaacattttacgACACTGTGTCGAAATTTACGTTCGaatttatgttcgccaccccattccccccaaaccccccaaccccccccccccccccccccctcccacggtcaacaatttacgttgtagtgtttgcttcaattttacatccactatgacagtattggtataggtctgaaaattgtctggcTCACAAGTCAGAGCTCTTTGACAAAtctggcccgcagaaaaatatagttgaatagccctggtcTATAGTTTATAGATTATAGTCTACTTTTTAAAAGATTTCTACGATGTCGATTAACCTgcctatatatttttttatttacttgtCTTTTTCTCCAGATCTTGGTTGTGTCATGGTATTTTGTTATTCTTGTATTTTGCTTGGATATATCTGCggtttcatttttttattttgagaaATGTGACCTTACTACTTTCCACTTGACATAATCCTTTAATTCAAACTCAATCTATATAATCATCTTCATCCCCTTGTCCACAGAATATGTTTTGCAGTGTACAAAAATCCAGAGGATGACAAGATAGGATCCTTGTTTTCTTCCACATTCTGGTTCAAAGTGCTCGATTATCTAAGAGTCAAGGAAAGATAGAGCAACCAGAGTTTTCAACCACAGCAACCAGAGCACGTTGTAACTGTTGGTTTATATGGCAAACTGCTTCAAGAAACAACCATCTTTTTAACTGCCTTTTCCACAACCAATTCATTTTAGGATGTCCATGAGTGTATCATCAGGATCCAGTGGTCTCTTGATCCATATATGAATAGAACCCTTGTATTTCAAGTGTCTTTGCACTCGGGTACAGTATGTCTGTCACTTGTCAAGCCACCACAATGGAAAGTGCATAGAACTCCAAATATTCCCAACCGATACCAACATCATCTCTAACAGGATTATGCAACATATCTCATTTCTAAGGCTAAGAGCAATATCTAATTTCACAAAGAAAATTTGGGATATGAAGGAATATATCGACAATGTTTGGCATTAAATTGTCCTTTAACCCTAAAAACCCTCAGGGCTTTTTCTTTGTAGAAAAGACTGGAGCAATAGAGGACTGAGTGCAATCACAGGTTTCTCCACTCTCTGCCTTGGGTAACTGCAGCCTAGGATTTCCTAACAATTAAGTTGGGGTTATGGTCCTTTGAAGACTACTTGAGCCTTCCTGGTACAGGAACAATGCCATCTCTGCCACAGTACTTTTGTTTATCTTCAAATTTGGGAGAACTTTACTTTCTTAGTCAGCCTGACTTCAGGCAGCCAAATCCTAGCAAATAGTCCAGTGAAATCATTGGTCCTTGTGAGGAACTGAGATGTGATCTACACTGTGAGGAACTGAGATGTGATCTAAACTGTGAGGAACTGAGATGTGATCTACACTGTGAGCAACTGAGATGTGATCTACACTGTGAGCAACTGAGATGTGATCTACACTGTGTTGCTCTTGGGCTCATTCTATAGGCATATTATGATGAATATTCCATGATTTAAAAATCTACAAAGCATTTTGTAGTGCTATAGGTTTACAGACACCTCTGTTCCTCTGGGGCCTGATGGATGAAGCTCATCTCAAACTCCAGTATAT
This Brachyhypopomus gauderio isolate BG-103 unplaced genomic scaffold, BGAUD_0.2 sc77, whole genome shotgun sequence DNA region includes the following protein-coding sequences:
- the acyp2 gene encoding acylphosphatase 2, muscle type isoform X10 translates to MFRYTERKGLDLGLVGWVKNTSKGTVMGQVQGPQHLVNEIFLQDDTLLWEPDVPSHHILEFEMSFIHQAPEEQRKLWLSKEGSPFCRISRAVFKNEKKIPKLELSGFSTRF